A single region of the Moorena sp. SIOASIH genome encodes:
- a CDS encoding AarF/ABC1/UbiB kinase family protein, with amino-acid sequence MSQHQLVSPEQRSNEPQRCYDPQAIARYYRSRPWVVIWRCLRIVWGFASFVFSLKLDQWLNRTEQNKLKRATQLRKLLTNLGPTFIKVGQALSTRPDLIRQDFLDELIKLQDQLPPFDNAIALSIIEQELGRSIQKLFSQISPRPVAAASLGQVYRAKLHTGEEVAVKVQRPNLRPILTLDLYLMRWAASWIAPWLPLNLGHDLTLIVDEFGTKLFEEINYLNEGRNAERFALNFQDDPTVKVPAIYWRYSSIRVLTLEWIDGFKLTDTERIQALGLDTASLIKTGVTSGLRQLLEHGFFHADPHPGNLFALRDGRMGYIDFGMMDQLDQDTKETIVSCVVDLINKDYQSLAQAFVKLGFLAPNTDIQPIIPALEAVLGEAIGESVGDFNFKTITDQFSELMYDYPFRVPAKFSLIIRSLVTQEGLALTLDPNFKIVEVSYPYVAQRLLTGETPQMRRRLIEVLFKDGKFQWERLENMIAIARSDQNFDLLPTAQLGLQYLLSEEGQFLRRELLLALTEDDQLHGAEIQSLWNLVKDDLPPERLFNVALNALSTISSDGIGAILPKAPAVSTK; translated from the coding sequence GTGAGTCAGCATCAACTTGTATCTCCTGAACAGCGGTCTAATGAACCCCAAAGGTGCTATGATCCACAAGCGATCGCCCGCTACTACCGTTCCAGACCTTGGGTAGTGATTTGGCGTTGCCTGAGGATTGTCTGGGGTTTCGCTAGCTTTGTTTTTAGTCTTAAGTTAGACCAATGGCTCAACCGGACTGAGCAGAATAAGTTAAAACGAGCCACACAGCTGCGGAAACTTCTGACTAACCTCGGTCCAACCTTTATTAAAGTCGGACAAGCTCTTTCCACCCGCCCTGACTTGATTCGGCAAGATTTTCTAGATGAACTGATCAAACTACAAGACCAGCTACCTCCCTTTGACAATGCGATCGCATTGTCCATAATCGAGCAAGAGTTAGGGCGCTCCATCCAAAAACTGTTTAGCCAAATTTCCCCAAGACCTGTAGCAGCCGCTAGTCTCGGTCAAGTCTATCGGGCTAAACTTCACACGGGTGAAGAGGTTGCGGTTAAGGTACAACGTCCTAATTTACGCCCTATCCTCACCCTAGATCTTTATTTGATGCGGTGGGCAGCTAGCTGGATTGCCCCCTGGTTACCACTCAATCTCGGTCATGACCTAACTTTGATTGTAGATGAATTTGGTACTAAGCTCTTTGAGGAAATTAATTATCTCAATGAAGGTCGCAATGCCGAACGATTTGCTCTGAACTTCCAAGACGACCCTACTGTGAAGGTTCCAGCAATATACTGGCGCTACAGCAGTATCCGTGTCCTCACCCTAGAGTGGATTGATGGTTTCAAGTTAACAGACACAGAACGTATTCAAGCCTTAGGACTAGACACCGCCAGCTTGATTAAAACTGGTGTCACCTCTGGTTTGCGTCAGTTGTTAGAGCATGGCTTTTTCCATGCTGATCCTCATCCAGGTAACTTATTTGCCCTTCGGGATGGACGCATGGGCTATATTGACTTTGGTATGATGGATCAGTTAGATCAGGACACCAAAGAAACCATTGTCAGCTGTGTCGTTGATCTAATTAATAAAGATTATCAATCATTAGCCCAGGCTTTTGTTAAATTAGGTTTCTTAGCACCCAACACAGATATCCAGCCGATTATCCCAGCCTTAGAAGCTGTGTTGGGAGAAGCAATTGGTGAAAGTGTCGGGGATTTCAACTTCAAGACGATCACCGATCAGTTCTCAGAGTTGATGTACGACTATCCTTTCCGGGTACCAGCCAAGTTTTCCTTAATTATCCGTTCTCTGGTGACTCAGGAAGGACTGGCACTGACCTTAGATCCGAATTTCAAAATTGTCGAGGTTTCCTACCCCTATGTAGCTCAGCGTCTGCTTACCGGTGAAACCCCACAAATGCGGCGGCGTTTGATTGAGGTGTTGTTCAAAGACGGTAAATTCCAGTGGGAACGACTGGAAAATATGATTGCGATCGCTCGCTCTGATCAGAACTTTGATTTGCTACCAACCGCTCAACTTGGTTTGCAGTATCTCTTGTCTGAGGAAGGTCAGTTTTTGCGACGTGAACTGTTGTTAGCGTTAACCGAAGATGACCAACTCCATGGAGCCGAAATTCAGAGTCTGTGGAACTTAGTCAAAGATGATTTACCACCAGAACGTTTATTCAATGTAGCTTTGAATGCACTAAGTACTATTTCCAGTGATGGGATTGGGGCTATTTTACCCAAAGCTCCTGCTGTTAGTACCAAATAG
- a CDS encoding M1 family metallopeptidase has product MSQSYFDTESKTHKSFELPGARPQYNPDRPGQVEHIFLDLTLDIPLERVSGTCTITLNPIRNGIKQLVLDAVNLTIASVQVDQIPQPFDYDGEQLKIQLLNPPVVGKAIKIAIAYSVDNPQRGIYFIHPNQHYPNKPTQVWTQGEDEDSRFWFPCFDYPGQLATSEIRVRVPKPLIAISNGELFATEEDGDETIYHWRQQEVHPTYLMTLAVADFAEIRDEWQGKPVNYYVEKGREEDARRSMGKTPGMIEFLSETFGYPYPYPKYAQVCVDDFIFGGMENTSTTLLTDRCLLDERAAIDNQRTESLVVHELAHQWFGDLVVIKHWSHAWLKEGMASYTEVFWTEHEYGKDDAAYYILNEARSYISEDSSRYRRPMVTHVYREAIELYDRHLYEKGACVYHMIRAELGEDLFWKAIQTFVQDNAHKTVETIDLLRAIEKATGRNLLFLFDQYVFRGGHPEYKVAYSWDGDSKLAKVTVTQTQAKDSNTGSDSELFDLKIPIAFGYTQLEDDSPVETSNETCLQTFTVRVHEREQSFYFPLAKKPNLISFDHGNNYLKTVSLEYPIAELKAQLKFDPDPISRIYAGKALAKKGGLEAVKALSDALKSESFWGVRLEVAKQLAKVKLDQAEAALIAGLSDQNPRVRRAVVQALGEVKTPESYNALKQLLEKGDASYYVEASAARSLGGMVSASLKDREDEVIQLLTKVLQERSGWNEVVRSGAIGGLSQIKSSPIALDVILEYTTPGIPQPLRLGAIRALGEISTGQTPNKIESILEQLEELSRETFYLTQVTIVGALGKMETPKAMDILRSLLENTPDGRIRRIAEEAIQKVQKTIGSDKAIKQLRDELDKLKKDNQELKSRLENLEAKSN; this is encoded by the coding sequence ATGTCCCAGTCGTATTTTGATACCGAAAGCAAAACTCACAAGTCCTTTGAATTACCCGGTGCTAGACCCCAATACAATCCTGACCGCCCAGGACAAGTGGAGCATATTTTCCTGGATTTAACTCTGGATATCCCCCTCGAAAGGGTTAGCGGTACCTGCACCATCACCCTTAACCCAATACGCAATGGCATTAAACAGCTAGTACTTGATGCGGTCAACTTGACTATCGCCTCAGTGCAGGTTGACCAAATCCCCCAACCCTTTGACTATGACGGGGAACAACTAAAGATCCAGCTACTTAACCCGCCTGTTGTTGGAAAAGCGATTAAGATTGCGATCGCATACAGTGTAGACAACCCCCAGCGCGGTATTTACTTTATTCATCCAAACCAACACTACCCCAACAAACCCACCCAAGTTTGGACCCAAGGAGAAGATGAAGACTCTCGCTTCTGGTTCCCTTGTTTCGATTATCCTGGTCAACTTGCTACCTCCGAAATCCGCGTTAGAGTGCCAAAACCCCTGATTGCTATCTCCAACGGGGAACTATTTGCTACAGAAGAAGACGGGGATGAAACCATATACCACTGGCGGCAGCAAGAAGTTCATCCCACTTACCTGATGACTCTAGCAGTAGCCGACTTTGCGGAAATTCGGGATGAATGGCAGGGCAAACCAGTCAACTACTACGTCGAGAAGGGGCGAGAGGAGGATGCTCGCCGCAGCATGGGCAAAACCCCTGGAATGATAGAGTTCTTGAGTGAAACCTTTGGCTATCCCTACCCCTATCCGAAATATGCCCAAGTCTGTGTAGATGACTTCATCTTTGGTGGTATGGAAAACACCTCCACCACTCTGTTAACAGACCGTTGCTTGCTTGATGAACGAGCAGCTATCGATAACCAACGGACTGAAAGCCTTGTGGTTCACGAACTTGCTCATCAGTGGTTTGGGGACTTAGTGGTGATTAAACACTGGTCCCATGCCTGGCTTAAGGAAGGCATGGCATCCTACACAGAAGTGTTTTGGACCGAACATGAGTATGGTAAAGATGATGCTGCCTACTACATACTCAATGAAGCACGCAGTTATATCTCAGAAGATAGTTCTCGTTACCGCCGCCCCATGGTTACCCATGTCTATCGAGAAGCTATTGAACTCTACGATAGGCACCTTTATGAAAAAGGTGCTTGCGTCTATCATATGATTCGGGCAGAGTTAGGGGAAGACTTGTTCTGGAAAGCAATCCAAACCTTTGTTCAAGATAATGCTCACAAAACCGTAGAAACCATTGACCTGCTAAGGGCGATTGAAAAAGCTACCGGTCGTAATCTGTTATTCCTATTTGACCAGTACGTCTTCCGGGGGGGCCATCCTGAATACAAAGTTGCCTATTCCTGGGATGGGGATAGCAAGTTGGCTAAAGTTACAGTAACCCAAACTCAGGCAAAAGATAGTAACACAGGTAGCGATAGTGAGCTATTTGACCTGAAAATCCCGATTGCCTTTGGTTACACCCAGCTCGAAGACGATTCTCCTGTGGAAACGTCTAATGAAACCTGTCTACAGACATTTACGGTCAGGGTTCATGAACGGGAACAAAGTTTCTATTTCCCACTGGCGAAAAAACCTAACTTAATTAGCTTCGACCACGGGAATAATTACCTGAAAACCGTTTCCCTAGAATACCCAATAGCCGAACTCAAAGCCCAGCTGAAATTTGACCCAGACCCCATCTCCCGTATCTATGCAGGGAAAGCCTTGGCGAAAAAGGGAGGATTAGAAGCAGTAAAAGCATTGTCTGATGCCCTAAAGAGTGAATCATTCTGGGGTGTTCGCTTAGAAGTAGCCAAACAATTAGCTAAGGTAAAACTAGATCAAGCCGAAGCCGCCTTAATTGCTGGCTTGTCCGATCAAAATCCCCGTGTGCGTCGTGCCGTTGTGCAAGCCTTGGGTGAAGTGAAGACTCCAGAAAGCTACAATGCTCTCAAGCAATTACTAGAAAAAGGGGATGCCAGCTACTACGTAGAAGCCTCAGCAGCCAGGTCACTTGGGGGAATGGTTTCGGCAAGCCTTAAGGATAGAGAAGATGAAGTAATCCAATTGCTCACAAAAGTACTCCAAGAACGGAGTGGTTGGAATGAAGTAGTACGTAGCGGTGCCATTGGTGGCTTAAGTCAAATTAAATCCTCACCCATTGCCCTAGACGTAATTTTAGAATATACCACTCCTGGCATACCTCAACCCCTTCGTCTAGGAGCGATTCGAGCTTTAGGAGAGATTTCTACAGGTCAGACTCCCAATAAAATAGAGTCGATCCTGGAGCAATTAGAAGAACTGTCCCGTGAAACCTTCTATTTGACTCAAGTCACCATAGTTGGGGCTCTAGGAAAAATGGAAACCCCGAAAGCTATGGATATTTTGCGATCGCTTTTAGAGAATACCCCTGATGGGCGAATTCGTCGGATTGCAGAAGAAGCCATTCAGAAAGTCCAGAAAACCATTGGCTCTGACAAAGCCATTAAACAGCTACGGGACGAACTTGACAAACTGAAAAAAGATAATCAGGAACTCAAAAGCCGCCTGGAAAACTTGGAAGCCAAATCTAATTAG
- a CDS encoding hybrid sensor histidine kinase/response regulator, whose translation MDSQNSILVVDDEPCGFDVIEALLFKEGYNLSYASCGEEALNRLEEIQPDVILLDVMMPELDGIEVCSRIKSDPNWQHIPIIIVTALNSKEDLARCLDAGADDFLGKPVSGLELRSRVRSMLRIKKQHDELAATLQLREDMSHMIVHDLRHPLANIIISCEILQQTELQEKQQRKTEQILKSALQLRSMTDNLLMMAKLQSGKLTLNRDLVDLNALEQEVVLDFQAIAHEKNIQLVSDLPESSKTLLIDANLIRRVLDNLLSNAIKFSPSQSKVILQVDYPVDRESQARIRIADSGPGIDEELRKRIFDKYDVGNLMTGISQTGLGLTFCKMAVEAHGGRIFVENNQPSGSVFTVEI comes from the coding sequence ATGGATAGTCAAAACTCTATACTAGTAGTTGATGATGAACCCTGTGGGTTTGATGTCATTGAGGCTCTCCTGTTCAAGGAAGGTTACAACTTGAGCTATGCCTCTTGTGGTGAAGAGGCATTGAACCGTCTAGAGGAAATTCAGCCGGACGTAATCTTATTGGACGTGATGATGCCAGAACTTGATGGTATAGAGGTTTGCAGTCGGATCAAGTCTGACCCAAACTGGCAGCATATCCCAATTATTATCGTAACGGCTCTCAATTCTAAGGAAGATCTTGCCCGATGCCTGGATGCAGGAGCCGATGATTTCCTAGGTAAACCTGTTAGTGGACTCGAACTGCGATCTAGAGTGCGTTCGATGTTGCGGATTAAAAAACAACATGATGAACTAGCTGCTACTTTACAGCTGAGGGAAGATATGTCTCATATGATCGTGCATGATTTGAGACATCCTTTGGCTAATATTATCATATCTTGTGAGATTTTGCAGCAAACTGAACTCCAAGAAAAACAGCAAAGAAAGACTGAACAAATATTGAAATCAGCTCTCCAGCTGCGCTCAATGACGGATAACTTATTGATGATGGCGAAGTTACAATCGGGAAAACTTACGCTTAATCGAGACTTGGTGGATCTCAATGCACTCGAACAAGAGGTAGTCTTAGATTTCCAAGCCATTGCTCACGAGAAAAACATTCAGCTAGTTAGCGATCTACCAGAATCCAGTAAGACTCTTTTAATTGATGCTAATTTAATCCGCCGTGTCTTAGATAACTTACTCTCAAATGCCATCAAATTTTCTCCTTCACAAAGTAAAGTTATACTGCAAGTAGATTATCCAGTAGATCGGGAAAGCCAAGCTAGAATTCGCATTGCTGATTCTGGACCTGGGATTGATGAAGAATTGCGAAAACGTATTTTTGATAAGTACGATGTGGGAAATTTAATGACTGGAATTTCTCAAACTGGTCTGGGATTAACATTCTGTAAAATGGCAGTTGAAGCCCATGGTGGTAGGATATTTGTAGAAAATAATCAACCATCAGGGTCAGTGTTCACTGTAGAAATTTAA
- a CDS encoding PAS domain S-box protein yields MQDSPSVPNPSQDIRLGYLQWFYNLPVSSKLLTGLFASELISLIGFFGVAASMMVTGGQIELRDQAESQLALTETNYNSKIEQTKLGFRGQADNGAIIAAAIAHHSGQPIKPALKAEVRRVLRNEIKARNIEYGTLVGTNGKIIANANADRTGERFNPNQLVSQVFQNPQAIQTSQIVSWVELAKESPQLPNGFVEQDSLIRYTLTPVKNPETGSIVAVLVSGDLVNGKLPIVQTTLQGVDKGYSAIYYRQGSGEFNLATATLDNSDVKDLEQGESSLDLVNGSLLEKAVTQASEVVYARQTLGKQSYTIVAKALTNFDSEATVVLVRGTTESSFNQFLRDNLELELSVLAIALIADVFLAILLGRSIAKPVKQLQKTTQEFAAGNLEARVEVWTKDEVGQLTINFNRMADTLLAAFKQRERYAAEQSRLNTQLQQEIAERLLTVETLKLIDFSLDRVGDAVFLSKQDGRFCYVNEAACHFLGYSREELLTLHVYDIDPLLSKDNWSPFWENLKQRGSFKQDSVHRTKYGREFTVEIGLNYLQFNAQEYNCVIARDITERKQGENLLKRTNFLLKAQQEASIDGILVIDENQKILWHNRRFGQMWNIPEEILNSGDDQKLLKSVLSKLNKPKEFIHRLKYLCEHPSEVSRDEIYLNDGRIFDHYSGSVVSEANDYYTRIWYFRDITQRKQVEAQVTQLNQELSNHALELEVANTELAATKDFITNIINAVSDPIFVKDRHYNWKFFNDSFCEFIGYSREELLGHSDSEFFVSEEAEVFRKTDKLVMKNGVVNENEEYFTDYNGILHFISTKKTRFFDSKNNPYIVGVIRDLTHRKQLEERLAKLNECFLNFGSNPDKNINHLVAVCGQLLNASFALYNCLEYNQLVTLGQWQVPPDYPTMDSAKGRICYDVIRQGTDESVVKQDLQNTAYAQTDPNIRAYNLCTYIGIAVKWNKKVMGSLCVMYQQQVEPSTEDKQLLNLIASAIGVEEQRKQAQQELQDSKERFALAVEGVNDGIWDCNLQTGEMYLSPRWKSMLGYEDDEITNTFESWTQIIHPDDLEQTLLSFNNYLEGNFFQYQEEFRALHKDGTYRWLLTRGAALWDKTGKPYRIAGSHTDISERKKAEEALKSQLTALEAATDGIALVNPAGEYFYLNQTHLELFGYTQPDQLVGRQWHIIYPPEEIERIEKSVFPQLFKTGKWSGEATAVRKDGSTFAEEFSLTLLEDGGLIRVCRDITQRKNAEEQMRQNHQRLALANAQLERATRLKDEFLASMSHELRTPLNAILGLSEALQEEVYGSITDRQRKSLGTIQSSGQHLLELINDLLDLAKIESGKMELHICAVSLQKLCNSSLMFVRNQAHHKNIKLTSQLTERLWEIEVDERRIRQVLINLLSNAVKFTPTGGRVILKAEEDLLRNTICFSVIDTGIGIAQENMPKLFQSFVQIDSRLSRRYAGTGLGLALVQRTIEIHGGRVDVESEVGKGSCFTVTLPIKQSGEANGEYQSDLGDLSQFTQSGISNPQVLIIEDSITAAEVISRYIREIGLQTLTYPEGEGALEQVIQVNPGVIILDLQLPKVSGWKVLAQLKAHPQTQHIPVIILSVVDERSQALEMGASEYLVKPVSRQLLRSTISKVLGRLETPESPNHAETALVFMPQTAPESPLILIAEDNETNIKTIWDYLLSKGYRLILAKNGWEAISQAKEYHPQLIMMDIQMPDMDGIEAIKRIRDNQETSEIPIIAVTALAMPGDKEKCLGAGADEYIPKPVSLKNLVSTIQQYVHVDVKDFQLISH; encoded by the coding sequence ATGCAAGATTCTCCATCTGTCCCTAACCCTTCCCAAGACATTCGGTTAGGCTACCTACAGTGGTTTTATAACTTACCAGTAAGTAGTAAGCTGCTTACTGGTTTGTTTGCCTCTGAGCTAATTTCTCTGATTGGATTCTTCGGCGTCGCTGCTTCAATGATGGTAACAGGAGGGCAAATCGAACTACGAGACCAAGCTGAGTCTCAATTAGCACTCACCGAGACCAACTACAATTCTAAAATTGAGCAAACTAAGCTGGGCTTCCGTGGTCAAGCCGATAATGGTGCCATCATTGCTGCTGCGATCGCTCATCATTCTGGTCAGCCGATAAAACCAGCCCTCAAGGCTGAAGTCAGACGGGTTCTGAGGAACGAAATTAAAGCCCGCAACATTGAATATGGCACTTTAGTAGGTACCAATGGGAAGATTATTGCTAATGCCAACGCTGACCGTACAGGAGAGAGGTTTAATCCTAATCAATTAGTCAGTCAAGTTTTCCAGAATCCTCAGGCTATTCAGACCAGTCAAATTGTCAGCTGGGTTGAGTTAGCTAAGGAGTCACCTCAGCTACCGAATGGTTTTGTTGAACAAGACAGCCTAATTCGTTACACACTCACTCCAGTCAAGAACCCAGAGACTGGAAGTATAGTAGCTGTCTTGGTGTCTGGTGACTTGGTCAATGGCAAATTGCCCATAGTTCAGACCACCCTGCAGGGGGTTGACAAAGGCTATAGTGCAATCTACTATCGCCAGGGTTCAGGGGAATTTAACTTAGCCACTGCTACTTTGGATAACAGTGATGTTAAAGATTTAGAGCAAGGGGAATCGAGTTTAGATTTAGTCAACGGGTCCCTGTTGGAGAAAGCAGTTACCCAAGCATCAGAGGTAGTTTACGCACGCCAAACCTTGGGTAAGCAATCTTACACTATAGTCGCTAAAGCTCTAACTAATTTTGATAGTGAAGCGACAGTAGTGTTAGTCAGAGGAACTACTGAATCCTCCTTCAATCAATTTCTTAGGGATAATTTAGAACTTGAGCTGAGCGTCCTTGCTATAGCCTTAATCGCAGATGTCTTCTTGGCTATCTTGCTTGGACGATCAATTGCTAAACCAGTCAAACAACTACAAAAAACTACCCAAGAATTTGCTGCTGGCAATTTGGAAGCGCGAGTCGAGGTGTGGACTAAAGATGAAGTAGGGCAACTTACTATCAATTTCAATCGTATGGCTGACACTCTGTTGGCTGCTTTTAAGCAAAGGGAACGTTATGCAGCTGAGCAATCACGACTAAACACTCAATTGCAGCAAGAGATTGCAGAACGTCTCCTGACTGTGGAAACACTAAAGCTGATCGACTTTTCTCTCGATCGGGTAGGGGATGCAGTTTTTTTATCAAAACAGGATGGCCGATTTTGTTATGTCAATGAAGCTGCTTGTCATTTCCTTGGCTACTCCCGTGAAGAACTACTGACGTTGCACGTTTATGATATCGATCCCTTACTGTCAAAAGATAACTGGTCGCCGTTTTGGGAAAACCTGAAACAGCGAGGTTCTTTTAAGCAAGATTCAGTACATCGCACTAAATACGGGCGAGAATTTACTGTAGAAATTGGGCTTAATTATTTACAGTTTAATGCTCAAGAATATAACTGTGTTATTGCTCGCGATATTACCGAGCGTAAACAGGGAGAAAATTTACTGAAACGAACTAACTTTCTGTTAAAGGCTCAACAAGAGGCATCAATTGATGGTATATTAGTTATTGATGAAAACCAAAAAATTCTATGGCATAATCGGCGTTTTGGTCAGATGTGGAATATCCCAGAGGAGATTCTCAACTCTGGTGATGACCAAAAACTTTTGAAAAGTGTGCTATCTAAGCTAAATAAACCTAAAGAATTTATCCACAGGCTGAAGTATCTGTGTGAACATCCCAGCGAAGTAAGTCGTGATGAAATTTACTTGAATGATGGTCGGATTTTTGACCATTACTCTGGCTCTGTGGTGTCTGAAGCTAATGATTACTATACTAGAATCTGGTATTTCCGAGATATCACCCAGAGAAAGCAAGTAGAAGCCCAAGTTACTCAGCTCAATCAAGAGTTGAGTAATCATGCCTTGGAACTAGAAGTAGCGAACACAGAACTGGCAGCAACCAAAGACTTTATCACGAACATAATTAATGCAGTATCCGATCCAATTTTTGTAAAAGATAGACATTATAATTGGAAATTTTTTAATGATAGCTTTTGTGAGTTTATCGGATATTCGAGAGAGGAACTATTAGGTCATTCAGATTCGGAATTTTTCGTATCAGAAGAAGCTGAGGTTTTTAGAAAAACCGATAAACTCGTCATGAAGAATGGTGTCGTTAATGAAAATGAAGAATACTTTACTGATTATAACGGTATCCTTCATTTCATTTCTACCAAGAAAACTCGTTTCTTCGATTCCAAAAATAATCCCTATATTGTGGGGGTTATTCGAGACTTGACTCATCGGAAGCAACTGGAAGAGCGACTGGCGAAACTTAATGAATGCTTTCTTAACTTTGGTAGCAATCCCGACAAAAATATTAATCATCTGGTAGCCGTTTGTGGGCAATTACTCAATGCTAGTTTCGCTCTCTATAATTGCCTGGAATACAATCAACTGGTGACATTAGGACAGTGGCAAGTCCCGCCAGATTACCCGACTATGGATAGCGCCAAAGGACGTATTTGCTACGACGTGATTCGACAAGGAACTGATGAGTCAGTGGTCAAGCAGGATCTCCAGAATACAGCTTATGCTCAAACTGATCCCAACATTAGGGCTTATAATCTGTGTACTTACATCGGTATTGCGGTCAAATGGAACAAAAAGGTAATGGGTTCCCTGTGTGTTATGTATCAGCAGCAGGTAGAACCAAGTACAGAAGACAAACAACTGCTTAATCTGATTGCCAGCGCTATTGGTGTAGAAGAACAACGAAAACAGGCTCAGCAGGAACTTCAGGATAGTAAAGAGCGATTTGCCTTAGCTGTAGAAGGAGTCAACGATGGGATTTGGGATTGCAATCTCCAAACTGGTGAAATGTATTTATCCCCTCGTTGGAAGAGTATGTTGGGGTATGAAGATGATGAAATTACCAATACGTTTGAATCCTGGACACAGATTATTCATCCAGACGACCTAGAGCAAACCTTACTCAGTTTTAATAATTATCTAGAGGGCAATTTTTTTCAGTATCAAGAAGAGTTCCGTGCTTTACACAAAGATGGCACCTACCGTTGGCTGCTGACTCGTGGAGCGGCGCTGTGGGATAAAACAGGTAAGCCTTATCGCATAGCAGGTTCTCACACCGATATTTCAGAGCGTAAAAAAGCAGAAGAAGCTCTCAAAAGTCAGTTAACAGCTCTCGAAGCAGCTACTGATGGCATCGCATTAGTCAATCCAGCAGGTGAATACTTTTACCTCAATCAGACTCACCTGGAATTGTTTGGCTACACTCAACCGGATCAACTGGTGGGTCGCCAATGGCATATAATTTATCCGCCAGAAGAAATTGAGCGTATTGAGAAGTCAGTTTTCCCCCAATTGTTTAAAACAGGAAAATGGAGTGGAGAAGCTACGGCTGTGCGCAAGGATGGTAGCACATTCGCTGAGGAATTTTCTCTAACGTTACTTGAGGATGGTGGTTTAATCCGTGTCTGTCGAGATATTACACAGCGTAAAAATGCTGAAGAGCAGATGCGGCAAAATCATCAAAGACTGGCTCTGGCTAATGCCCAGTTAGAACGGGCTACTCGTCTCAAAGATGAGTTTCTTGCTAGCATGAGTCATGAATTACGTACTCCCCTCAACGCTATTCTTGGTTTATCAGAAGCTTTGCAAGAGGAAGTGTATGGTTCGATTACAGATAGGCAGCGTAAATCTCTCGGTACAATTCAGAGCAGTGGTCAACATTTGCTAGAACTAATCAATGATCTGCTTGACCTTGCCAAAATTGAATCTGGGAAGATGGAACTCCACATCTGTGCTGTTTCCCTCCAAAAACTCTGCAATTCCAGCTTGATGTTTGTTAGAAACCAAGCCCATCACAAAAATATTAAGCTGACTTCTCAGCTAACTGAGAGACTATGGGAAATAGAAGTGGATGAGCGACGTATCCGACAAGTCCTGATCAATTTGCTCAGTAATGCTGTGAAGTTTACCCCAACCGGAGGAAGGGTTATTTTAAAAGCTGAGGAAGATTTATTGAGAAATACTATTTGTTTTAGTGTCATTGATACTGGTATTGGCATTGCTCAAGAAAATATGCCTAAGCTATTCCAATCCTTCGTCCAAATTGACAGCCGTCTCTCCCGTCGCTACGCCGGTACAGGTTTGGGTTTGGCTTTGGTGCAACGAACTATAGAAATTCATGGGGGTAGGGTAGATGTGGAGAGTGAAGTGGGTAAAGGTAGTTGCTTCACAGTAACTCTGCCGATTAAACAAAGCGGTGAGGCAAACGGAGAATACCAGAGTGATTTGGGAGACCTAAGCCAATTTACTCAATCTGGCATCTCCAATCCCCAAGTGCTGATCATCGAAGACTCTATTACTGCAGCTGAAGTTATTTCTCGCTATATCAGGGAAATAGGGCTACAAACCTTGACTTACCCTGAAGGAGAAGGTGCTCTCGAGCAGGTTATACAGGTCAACCCAGGCGTGATTATTCTAGATTTGCAATTGCCGAAGGTGTCTGGCTGGAAGGTTTTGGCTCAGCTAAAAGCTCATCCCCAAACCCAACACATCCCAGTGATTATTCTTTCTGTAGTGGATGAGCGATCGCAAGCCTTGGAGATGGGTGCGTCTGAATATCTGGTTAAACCAGTCTCCCGCCAACTCTTGCGCTCAACAATTAGCAAAGTTTTGGGTCGTTTAGAAACACCAGAGTCACCCAACCATGCCGAAACTGCTCTGGTCTTTATGCCTCAAACAGCTCCAGAGTCACCGTTAATCTTAATTGCAGAGGATAATGAGACTAACATTAAGACGATTTGGGATTACTTGCTCAGCAAAGGCTATCGGTTGATATTAGCTAAGAATGGCTGGGAAGCGATTAGCCAGGCTAAAGAGTACCACCCACAGCTGATTATGATGGATATTCAGATGCCAGATATGGACGGTATTGAAGCGATTAAGCGAATTCGAGACAATCAGGAAACTAGCGAAATTCCGATTATTGCCGTAACAGCACTGGCGATGCCAGGGGATAAGGAGAAATGTCTAGGAGCTGGCGCGGACGAATACATCCCTAAACCAGTGAGTCTGAAGAACTTGGTCAGTACTATTCAACAGTATGTTCATGTAGACGTTAAGGATTTTCAATTAATCAGTCATTAG